A window of Miscanthus floridulus cultivar M001 chromosome 12, ASM1932011v1, whole genome shotgun sequence genomic DNA:
GGTCCACCCGCCCCCTACTCCTCTCTCCTCTGCTCGGCTTGAGGCTCTACCAACTGAGCTATTGCTTCAACATAGCCAAGTTTTTTCATAAACTAGAGCATTGATGTTGTTTTACTTGTATATTCTGTATAAATGATGAGAGTGTTTAGCTGAACTTGGTGTGCTACCATGACCTAGTTATCAATCTTAGGAGTACAAGTTATCTTCCTTCCTTTTTTCCCTGTTTTCCCTCTACATGTATACAAGATTAACAATGTACATTCTTTTTTCCCCCTGTTTTCCCTCTACATCTAAACTGCTGGATTAGTTTTCATGAGAAGGGGAATGAAATACTCAGTGGCTTTTTATCTAAATTTATAAGTAGTGCTGTAGGACTAATTTCACATGCCTCTGCTGCTCTTCATGTAGAATGTCGGTCCAACAATGTGCTCCTCAAATTGAAACTGGTGTTACATCTTGGGAGGAGGTGAATGTCCTAAAAAGGAATTCAGATGATGTTGGATGGGAGTATGGGTTTCTAGTGGATGCAAAcaacaaggacaaggtggagtgCAAATTATGTGGTCATCGAAGCCAAGGAGGGGTCCATCGGTTGAAGGAACATGTGGCCAATGTTGGAACAAATGCGAACAAATGCAGGAAGAGCACATAGGAGGCTAAAGACAAGTGCAAGAAATCACTAGAAGATTCAAAAAGGAAGAGGAAGGAGCAGGCTATTCGTGAACTAGAGCTTAGAGAAGACGTGAATGTTTCTCGGGTTGGAACAGAGGATGATGAAGTGACTTGTGTTGGAAGTTCAGAGCCTCACAAATTAGGACCCATTGATAAGTGGACACGTGCTATTGATCCTAAAGCAACAAGATCTGAGTCTTTGAAGCAATAGAAGCTGAACAAGGAACTTTGAAAACAAAGAACACATGAGGTGCATAAATATATTGCAAGATGGGCATATACACATGGTAATTTAATATTATGCATTTCTGTTTTACATTTCAAATTTGAATACATGCCTGAACTACACACTAATTAGTTAATTACACTTTTTTGTATCATATGTAGCCATACCATTCAATGCTTGTGACAATGATGAGTTCAAGCAAATGTGTGAAGCAATTGGATAGTTTGGTTCTGGACTTGAACCTCCACCTCTGCGTGATCTGCGAGAGAGTTTgctagatgaagaatatgcaagaaCCAAGAGTTTGCTACAAGAACGTGAGGCTGAGAAGGTGAAGAATGGGTGCTCTGTTATGACTGATGCTTGGTCAGATAGGAAGAGGAGAAGTTTAATGAACCTGTGCACTAATTGTGCTGATGGATCTAGTTTTGTCAGCTCAAAAGAGATGTCAGATGTGTCACACACAAGTGAAGTCATATTTGAACTAGTGGACAAAGCAATTGAAGACATTGGTCCGGATGATATGGTGCAAGTAGTGACAGACAATGCTTCTAACAACATGGGAGCAAAGAAGCTATTGCTTGAGAAGAGACCAAACATCTTTTGGACCTCTTGTGCAACTCAcacaatcaatttgatgctccaaGGAATTGGCAACATGCCACGGTTCAAGAAGGTGATTGACCAAGCAAAGGCATTAACCATATTTGTCTATGGGCACACAAGAACATTGGAGTGCTTGAGACACTTCACAGAGGGGAGAGAGATAATAAGGCCAGGAGTGACTAGGTTTGCTTTAGCTTTTCTCACTTTGAACAGCATACTAGAGAAGAAGGACCAACTAAGAAAGATGGTGGTTCATAATAGGTGGGAcacattgaaggatgtgaagtcaaAAAAGGGAAAAGATGCAACAACAACAATATTGAGTCCAACCTTTTGGAAGGGTGTGAAGCTGTGTTTGAGTGTTATTGAGCCATTGGTGAAAGTTCTTCGTTTGGTTGATGGGGATGTGAAGCCATCAATGGGTTTCATATATGGAGAACTACTGAAGGCAAAGAGAGAGATCAAGGAAGCCTATGGCAATGTTCAGTCCCGCTACAACGAAGTTATTGCTATTATTGACAAGAAGATGAAAGGAAGACTTGATTCTCCATTGCATTTGACTGCTTATCTGCTGAATCCATACTATAGCTATGGCAACCCATCAATCTTTGATGATGCCACAATAACAGTAGGTTTTATGAGCTATGTAGAGACTTTTTATCATCATGATGAGGACAAGCAAGATCAGGCTATCAACACTGAACTACAGAAGTTTCAAAATAGAGAAGGACCATTTAACAAGAAGCTTGCAAAGACTTGTGAAAAATTTGAGTACAACCCAGGTAACTCATATTACATGGCTGTTATAGAGTTGCTGCTATCATTATCATTATCCAGTGCTATTACATGGCTGTTATATAGTTTCTGCTCATTTATTTCAGCATCTTGGTGGCGGCTGTATGGAACTGAAACGCCCGCTTTACAGAAGTTGGCAACAAGGATCCTATCTCTAACATCAAGCTCTTCTGGTTGTGAAAGAAATTGTAGTACATTTGAAATGGTTAGTCCCTATCTACTGTCCAGATTTCAGCAGTAAACTTACAGAAATGAAAATAGTTATATGCTCTCATGTTTAATTTGTAGATACACACTAAGAAGAGAAATAGGCTTACTACAACCCGGCTCAACAAATTGGTCTTTATTCAATTCAACTCCAAGTTGATTAATAAGAAAGAAAGGATAGCGTCAAAGAAAACCACTGATGTTCTCTTGTCTAATGAGACAACTGAAGCTCAAGGTTTTCTGTATGAGGATGGAGATGATTGTGCAATAGTTGTCTATAGagatgaggaagatgaggagaTGGAAGGTACAGGGATACCTTGGTCTGTTATTGGAGAAGCAGTAGGAGCAGACCAACAACTTGAGCTGCGTAGAAGTGCAAGAGTGAGGCAGCTTTATGAAGGAGAAGAATTTGACTCCAAAGAAGAAGAgtttgatgaagatgaggatgaataTATGGAACCCTATTGAAGAAGATATGGCAGTGGGGCTTTATCATGTCATGTTTATCTTTTAATTGTATCTTTAACTTATGAACTTGGAACTCCTGCAGTCTGTGTGCCTGTGTTCTGTATGTTAAGAACTAAATTATGTGTTGTTCTGTACCATTTAATTTTCTTTGCTGCTACTATTATCCCTACATGTTTGTGGTTTCAAATGGCTATCATTTGCTGTTGAATTGCTGATAATGTCTGATGGATAGGAAAGGGCTAAGATCATTGAGATAAGTACCTAACCTGCTCTTTCCTATTTTTGTATAACTTGTATTGTTCATATGGTCTGCTGTCCATTTATATTTAACTACTGATATGGTCTGTTCTCCACTTGTATTGCTGCAGGACATCACATTTGTATTGTATCAACTATCAACTATGAACTAAGCATGAACATCGCTTTTCTATCAACTAAGGTATGTCTATTGGGCCTTTTCTCTTTTTATAAAATTCACTCGGCTACTatatttatataatttatttagCTATATATGCTGAGATACAAAAAATGTCAAAACGCCTAGAAAACGCCTAGGCCtgcctaggcgcgcctaggcgcTAGGCGATGGGTCACCGCCTAGAAACCGCCTAGCGCCTAAAAAAACATtgtaagttagtatagttagtaaagtcagttagtttagttagtaaaaTTAGTGGGTCTAGTTAGTtattgtatttagtataattagttgttgttgttagtcttgtataggtgttaatattagattagttagtatagttatagttagaataggtattaatattactatagaCAGTACATACGACGATTTCGAAggcttgatgaagtttcttgaaatgcttttgtagatggattgttgtgttagagttttttacggaggaagtgttaggagagaagatggtatgtttgaggatatagaagaagaattggaatggtttgatgaaccttctagtttcaacgacctttgtgtccgtttgaatacaaagtttggcggtgattttcacactgaagtggaggtttgatactaggaagactagggcacactatgtcctgatgcccttgtgtgaccctgctcactggtcctgctacaatagggtgctccaaggttccaatgtgcccatggctgaggtggtggtggagaatgggtacaggatgcagggtgtccTGGATGggccgtccattgacggtgttggaggcaatgagcaagaattgggggttgaaggggaagcaactcagggtaacatggatttggacgatcAGTTGACACAGGAGCAgttcattcaagtcaagtaggttgtataagcaatgacttcgatgtgaacgagATCAAactggaagaggaggagcaggaggaggaggacaggatcggtgatgtagttagcagggATTTGGAAGATTCAGATGATGACcagggaggtagacatgctatgcccaTACCGGTTGATGTCATGCCAGTACAtgttcatggtatgccattaccagtactaACGGAGGTATTGCATGCTATTTAGGCTCAgagtagactagtcacagatttgccagcagatgataccccctatgattcatggggcagaattagcgaagcgcagcagtatgttccagcACCACCTTACACAGTGACTGAGCTTGAGTAACTAAGGTCAATGAACATACCTTTCAGGGgcattccgaactatagggatatcagcatgatggatatggtagtttgtgacaccggtctccagatgtgtaggaaatcattataTGACCATGAGAAGAAAATTCTTagtaaggggatgatattcaatacaatgtcagagatgaagctcttcctttaggactatgatgtgtatcaccataggtcgtacaacgtcactcattcagaccaagagttgaggtaccacatgatatgcaaaaatggttgtatgtggaggttaaatgcatgaaagagagagtgatggcaagtggaggataagtaaagtggtcaaaccccacacttgcctaacaaatagggaGAAGGAAAATCATTAGCAACTAactacacgttaccttgcccatcgtatattgggtctcattgatgacaataacgacatttcgATGTCTtcattacaacagtccatatctggattcgttaagtatgatgtgaagtacggaaaggcttggcgtgttAAGAAAATTGTCCTGATGATTcattggggtagttgggaggaagcatacaatagggtgccccacatcttatgtgcaatgcattactacaaccctagcttgaaatggtttgtggacaccgaaggGATGTATTTTTGGGACttgttgaggcatgtcctctatcgtgtgttctggtcatttGTGGAAatggaacatgcattctagttttgtcagCCAGTCGTACttattgatggcactttcctgacaggaaagtacaggggcaccttgatgatggttgtTGCTGTTGAtcttgaggaccagatagtacccatggcttttgctttggcagagggagagaacaatgaatcatggtcatggttcatgcggcttctacttGTACAAGTGCTTAGctcatctcgcactatatgtttgatctcgtaccgtcacccagggcttcttaatgctgtagcTAAGCATATAGAtaggttcccgcctctagtgcacagatggtgcatgagacactttgctgcTAATTTCTGGCGAcgtcagaggaagaaggaggtatgtgaaaaggtaaaggctctatgttgtgtacgtacagagcaccaattcaaggagacaaagagaaaactagacaagatgctaattgaagcgggaaaggcctggttagaggcataGATGGAACAGAATGCTAAGTGGACATTAGCATATGACGAgaggggtttcaggtatggcatcatgaccactaactcctcagagTCTTTCAACCATGTATTCACCAGAGTTCGATCGTTACCTAtatctggaattgttgagttctcctttcataagtgcaatgaatattttgCCAAGACGTGGGAACTtgcgtagaggaatatagctgagcaggggtgtTTTGGAAAGGCCAAAGCAGAACATTTGAAGAAGGCCAAAGAATTAgccaagcagcacaccaccgagccatatggaccccgccaccatatctttagtgtacagggcaagggtggcacaagcttgggcggcgaatgttatggtggatgaaactactgagttgatcttgaaaaagtagagtgcagttgcaacatccctcagatcatccatgccccttgctctcatgtgATCATGTCCTGCAGGGTTCATGGgtataactatgaggatctgccatatatgtcacccttgtatctccgttcgaacactgttagtatttgggagaggagcttcgagccataccttgacccgacataatggccaccttatcatggttatgactacgtgccgcatccgaatctaatgaaggtaggcaagggtaggaggaagaagcatctcaagggggacatggacgctatgagagggtacgacgaagacatgGATGGAGggagagacttcaacgagacccgtggcaggaatctttgctccatttGCAAAGAACCTGGTCACAAAGCTGGCAGGCATAGAAGACAAGGGCAGCAGGTGCATATAGcatacattttattatattaatgttaattgtttgctatgctattaaaaactactatgttagtacattggaaccttagagctatgtttattatgatatatgtttattctctaattttgcatattagtttattccttttacatttactttgtttttatgcaCTAATGTTCCATCATATTATAGTACTCTTAATGTTTGTTCTACCATATCTATTTGAAATTTGAACTGGGATGGGGGATCATCATCTgtagtaccccattcttgaggtgcactACGACAAGGACTATCGGGGACCTACCGGGGTATCCAATGAGGTGAAACTAATAACCgtcgaacgttgacgcttccgatcagacaagaacgctactatgcttcttgcccgaacgacggaagattagttctgcctcgcccgacccccgagggcaagactctgcctcgcccgatggctgagggctggctaaGCCTCGCCTAAcacccgagggctagactccgcctcgcccgatggccgaGGCGGGCTTCGCCCTGCcccgcccgacgactgagggctggctctgcctcgcccgacgactgagggctggttctgcctcgctcgacatccgagggctggctccgcctcacccaatggctaagggttgcctctgcctcgctcgatgattgcaccctgctccttcatgatgatgagcatagggtacaacaggacattcgagtcaaccgcagtaccgaggaccatgccctacatgCCTGTAGGAAGGTATCGTCCTGATacaatgggacgggcgctttaagccctttctgacctaacagtgctcaaatagtgttgtaggcgccgacttttgtcccatagtgttgtaggcgccaccatcagcccttaggcgcggatactaacacaggcatatgaCAACTgctacaatccaaggaagaactcacatcatctacagtgacaggcatatagtcatttccccatctactccccgtagagtcatggctcggTGCCCTGACGCACCGCACCGTCCACTGGGgaaggatgggacatgaccactcactAAAATGAAGTCAAAGCCCAGCCCTATCAGGATCGGCAAGCATGCTATCCCTAACAtagtctgccatgttagcagggcaggatCAAGGGAAAAGGGAGACCCGACACCCTCGAAGGACTTTCTctgcctttggttttttcctctttctcccatctgtaacccctgctccccccttggtctataaaagggagggtagggcaccccactaaggggaccaaTCATTTTGACACACAACACACatccaagcagcaaccgagctcttgatgtcctttcgacctttctatcagagacttgggacatgtccctctcttgaccgtttgtaccccctactatgaacctttttttggtactaataacacaagcagcagcaaactggacgaagggacattctacccaaaccagtataaaccttgtgtcctttagtacaccttccgagcctaacgcacaataattataaatttactagtcggtgcttgtttgaaacaccgacagttggtgcgctaggtaggggcctttgcatgttctaaatcaagcctcggatggctagccacgcaatcagctaggtcctggGCGCACACATGCATTTcgatgacctggacttcatcgtcatggtgggggagagttggcattggcccatgccgccatccaatctctcccctccgtcagcttcaactacgggaggGTTGAGTACCAGCCCGGTGTCTCCCCTAGACCCCAGCTATCCGGGGAGGACCCGCGCCGCCTCACCCTCTATCTAGAACACTCCCCATGAAGCACCCCAACAGcacttccattcggtctccgcaacgccacggcaaccattagccaccttgtggcacaactaACGATCTCGTCCCCCATGGACAATGAGTTCGCGAGGTTGATCGAAAGCATCAtagaatccctccacggcctcctcgcgGAGGGGCCAGGGTCGGACTCTGGTTCTGACTCTAgaagggggagccatcacccctcccaggaatgtttcatggcgggtacTCCAGAGGGACATGTTGAGAGCGTCTCCACGGATGACGCTACCCCAGTAGGCAACCTCAGCGATGGAACTGAAGGGGggacagtggccccacctcacgtaggggtggagcagctgagagcccaaaagTGGGAGATAGATGAAGCTAGACAATGGCTTGTTTAGGAGTACGCGGAGGTCGATCGAGAGATTGAACACCATGGAGACAGTGGGTGCGCACGCGTCGTGGCCCGTGATGTGAAtcaaaggatcatcgccgatgatgaaacccttcctcacttcgcccggacaagccagaacatcgctgccacaatagctttgctccatggccttctagaggccgcaacgtctgaggatcgtcgggcccaccatgaaattcgcacgctacttgagtGCGCGGTAGTGCAGCAGgtggagagctcgttgtctcaatGATGTGAGCTCGACACTAGCCAGCGTACGCCCTTGGTGTGCACCGCTAGGGACGCattagtccaccaagcaccacaaggcgaCGGGCAGCGTGCTGAGATATTGGTACATCAATGTCTTGGCCACAACCACGATGCACGCAGCACCATCGATGCCCATAGATGTGCCTACAGCAACCCAAGGGAAGAagcccaccatggctatcatcctcgatgcggcagacgctatgacagcggcgaggaccggagcctgagccctggcctgccagggccttaggccttcagtcagcacatcctcaacactgcattcccaccaaggtatcgaccgcctaccaatatccctaaatactctagggagacaaacctcaAACTTTGGcttaaagactatcggcttgcctatcaagccggtggtgtggataatgacgagttcattatctgcaacctcccACGATTCTTGGCCAATTCAGCACGagtgtggttggaacacctaccatccaacgcaatctagagttgggcgaatctaatggagatctttgtggaaaacttctagggcacgtacaaatgccctgggaacccatgggacctcaagaactatcgtcagaaggctggtgagaccctccgcgggtacatccagtgcttctcccggtagtgcaacgagctccctaacatcgctgacaccgacgtgataggagccttcctgtctgggatgacctacgagtccttggttcataagctaggacgcaagggcctatgaaccaccaaggaactcctagacatcgtcaccagccatgcctcaggagaagaggtagttggagcgatcttcgatcgccttgaaggcaaggcaaggtgggatgAGGGTGCtgatgaaggcacctccaatcgttctgccacaagaaagaataagaagcaatggcgtgaGGACTCGCTTgtggccgctgctgaccacaagggtggttggaagcccatgaagggcactccgaaccacttcgaaaaaatgctcgaggggccatgcccgaaccacgcctttcccATAAAGCATCTACTCAATGAGTGTAGCCTCATTCGGAAGTTCTTGTCTAGAAGCTCCAACAatggggagcaggggaaggaacctgaccccactacggacgatgccgaggagaaggacgatggctttctgaTGCCGaacggctgcctcatgatcttcagaggatcagcagcctatgactccaaacgtcgCTAGGAGGTTGCATGCTGCCAAGTCTAcacggcccaaccggccacacctcccttcctccggtggtcgaagtctgccataaccttcgatcggactaaCCATCCAGATGCTGTCCCACACCCGAGATCGTATCTGCTTATGGTTGACCTAATCgttggcccaaagcgactcaccaaagtactgatggacagaggcagtggcctcaacgtCATGTATGCCAAGGTGCTCGACgtgatgggcgtcgaccggacaCGCCTCTGCTCGACCCGAGCACCTTTTCACGGCATTGTGCtagggaagcaggccatgccaatcaggcaggtcgatctgcccgttgcctttggggatcagttcaattacaggactaagactctcaccttcaaggtggttgggttccctagaaccttccacatgatcctaggacgaccatgctacgcaaagttcatggccatccccaactatacataccttaagctgaagatgtcgagccctcatggggtcatcaccatcggcacctccttccagcacgcctACAAGTGCGAGGTCAAGTGTTGTGGCCTTGCCACGGCAATCGTTGCCTCCGGAGAGCTCACCACTCTCAGGGAGGAGGTcttcgaagaagcgcccgacacaAAGAAATTGATTGGGTCGTTTGAATCAACAGAGGGAtccaagggggtcctcatagatcccagcagctccgagggtaaaatggtacgcattggtaccacgccttcctccaaataggaaaacgcgctcgtcgacttcctccacggcaacaaagacatcttttgtgtgaaaaccctcagatatgctaggcattctgagggaggtcgccgggcataccttgaaaatccatccaggctccaagccggtgaagcaacgcctatgccgcttcgacaaggaaaaatgtagggccatcggtgaagagatagcaaaactgttggccgccggattcatcagggaagtacaccacctagagtggttagctaatcctgttcttgtactaaagaagagcaggaaatggaggatgtgtgttgactacacgggcctcaacaaagcgtgcccaaaggatctctTTACTTTGctgtgcatagaccaaatagtcgactctacctcaaggtgtgaaaccctctgcttccttgatgtgtacttcagctaccatcaaatcacgatgaaagaatctgaccagttcgtgacatctttcatcaccccctttggatcgttctgctatgtctcaatgttgtttggtctgaagaatgttgGGGCCATGTACAAACgatgtatgctcaaatgcttcggggacctcatcaggtggaccgttgaggcctacgttgatgacatcgtgaTTAAGTCCAAGCGGGCTAACCATCTCGTTGCTGATCTtaggcaaacctttgtgaaactccgagcgaatggcatcaaactcaatcccgaaaaatgtgtttttagggtcc
This region includes:
- the LOC136495750 gene encoding uncharacterized protein, which translates into the protein MTDAWSDRKRRSLMNLCTNCADGSSFVSSKEMSDVSHTSEVIFELVDKAIEDIGPDDMVQVVTDNASNNMGAKKLLLEKRPNIFWTSCATHTINLMLQGIGNMPRFKKVIDQAKALTIFVYGHTRTLECLRHFTEGREIIRPGVTRFALAFLTLNSILEKKDQLRKMVVHNRWDTLKDVKSKKGKDATTTILSPTFWKGVKLCLSVIEPLVKVLRLVDGDVKPSMGFIYGELLKAKREIKEAYGNVQSRYNEVIAIIDKKMKGRLDSPLHLTAYLLNPYYSYGNPSIFDDATITVGFMSYVETFYHHDEDKQDQAINTELQKFQNREGPFNKKLAKTCEKFEYNPASWWRLYGTETPALQKLATRILSLTSSSSGCERNCSTFEMIHTKKRNRLTTTRLNKLVFIQFNSKLINKKERIASKKTTDVLLSNETTEAQGFLYEDGDDCAIVVYRDEEDEEMEGTGIPWSVIGEAVGADQQLELRRSARVRQLYEGEEFDSKEEEFDEDEDEYMEPY